One stretch of Siphonobacter curvatus DNA includes these proteins:
- a CDS encoding M81 family metallopeptidase, with protein sequence MKKPLLFILTLWLNTSFAQSTLPRIAIAGLGIESSTFSPAVTHEEAFHPKTGEQVFTSYPFLTPDSPLRQQAQWFPSLVGKSIPGGAATREAYESLVTKMLDLLKQNAPYDGLYLDIHGAMSVQGLDDPEGDLITRIRQVVGYKTLLSTSMDLHGCVTKRLAQNTDLMTCYRMAPHEDAMQTKERAVQHLIDRLKSGKGKPAYKAWIPVPILLPGEQTSTRIEPGKSLYAEVAPLADNNPGIVDGGIWISYAWADAPRNHGVIMMVGDDQAKVAKAAEKLAKHFWDVRSKFDFVAPVGKLDEVLSKAIASQKKPFFISDTGDNPTAGAAGDVTWTITEILKRPEFRKADGPTLIYASIPDPAFVKKAQAVGVGGSIEGTAGAIVDHRFAKPVALKGTVESIVEGDRDAVVEVVVKVGSVHVIVTQKRKPYHKEKDFTRLGLKPREADIVVVKIGYLEPELYNMQKDWIMALTPGGVDQDLYRLPYKHIQRPMYPLDKNMKTPNLSAQWIPVSGK encoded by the coding sequence ATGAAAAAACCTCTGCTCTTTATTCTCACGCTCTGGTTGAACACCAGTTTTGCTCAATCGACGTTACCCCGCATCGCCATCGCGGGATTGGGTATTGAATCCAGTACATTTTCGCCCGCCGTTACGCACGAAGAGGCGTTTCACCCCAAAACGGGAGAGCAGGTTTTTACCTCCTACCCTTTTCTGACGCCCGATTCACCCCTGCGGCAGCAAGCTCAGTGGTTTCCTTCGCTAGTTGGCAAATCTATTCCCGGCGGAGCGGCTACGCGGGAGGCCTACGAATCGCTGGTCACGAAAATGCTGGACCTGCTCAAGCAAAACGCTCCCTATGATGGCCTGTACCTGGACATTCACGGAGCCATGAGCGTACAAGGCCTCGACGATCCCGAAGGCGATCTCATTACGCGAATCCGGCAGGTGGTGGGGTACAAAACTTTACTATCTACCTCGATGGACTTGCACGGTTGCGTCACCAAACGACTGGCCCAAAATACCGACCTCATGACCTGTTACCGCATGGCTCCCCATGAAGACGCTATGCAGACGAAAGAACGGGCCGTTCAACACCTCATCGACCGCCTAAAAAGTGGCAAGGGCAAACCCGCCTACAAAGCCTGGATTCCCGTACCGATTCTGCTGCCCGGTGAACAAACCAGCACCCGCATCGAACCGGGCAAAAGTCTGTATGCCGAAGTGGCTCCCCTCGCCGACAATAACCCCGGTATTGTGGATGGCGGCATCTGGATCAGCTACGCCTGGGCCGACGCTCCCCGCAATCACGGCGTCATCATGATGGTGGGTGACGATCAGGCGAAAGTGGCCAAGGCGGCCGAGAAGCTGGCGAAGCATTTCTGGGACGTTCGCTCGAAATTCGATTTTGTGGCCCCCGTAGGCAAGCTGGATGAGGTACTGTCGAAAGCCATCGCCAGCCAGAAAAAGCCCTTTTTTATCAGCGATACGGGCGACAACCCAACGGCCGGAGCGGCCGGTGATGTCACCTGGACGATTACGGAAATTTTGAAACGTCCAGAGTTCCGGAAAGCCGATGGTCCGACGCTGATTTATGCCTCCATTCCCGATCCTGCTTTTGTGAAGAAAGCCCAGGCTGTGGGTGTCGGTGGCTCGATTGAGGGTACGGCCGGAGCCATCGTCGATCACCGCTTTGCCAAACCTGTAGCGTTGAAAGGTACGGTTGAATCCATCGTGGAAGGCGACCGGGATGCCGTGGTGGAAGTGGTGGTCAAAGTGGGTAGCGTACACGTCATCGTGACGCAAAAACGCAAACCGTATCACAAAGAAAAAGACTTTACCCGCTTGGGACTTAAACCCCGCGAAGCGGACATTGTCGTCGTAAAAATCGGTTACCTTGAACCCGAATTATACAACATGCAAAAAGACTGGATCATGGCCCTGACGCCCGGTGGCGTCGATCAGGATTTGTACCGTCTACCCTACAAACACATCCAGCGGCCCATGTATCCTCTGGATAAAAACATGAAAACGCCGAATCTGTCGGCTCAGTGGATTCCGGTGTCGGGGAAGTAA
- the ypfJ gene encoding KPN_02809 family neutral zinc metallopeptidase has product MRWLGGRESDNVDDRRSSGSGGLIIGGGIGTVVIALIVTLLGGDPSSILGNQQATTQAPVDQQADDAAAQFTRRVLASTEDAWTKIFAEQNAQYPKPVLVMYRGVTSSGCGTAQNAMGPFYCPADEKVYIDLSFYDELAERFQAPGQFAMAYVIAHEIGHHVQKQMGTTDKMQAMRQRLSEKEYNRLSVRLELQADFYAGVWANRAQGQSVALDEKDIEQAINAAHAIGDDKIQEETQGRVVPDAFTHGSSAQRVYWFKKGLKTGDIKQGDTFNSNEDANLQ; this is encoded by the coding sequence ATGCGTTGGTTAGGAGGTCGCGAGAGCGATAACGTCGACGACCGTCGGAGCAGCGGCTCCGGTGGCCTGATCATTGGCGGTGGTATTGGTACCGTCGTCATTGCTTTAATTGTTACCCTGCTGGGTGGCGATCCTTCCAGTATCTTAGGCAATCAACAGGCTACGACGCAGGCTCCCGTCGATCAGCAGGCCGATGACGCCGCCGCTCAATTTACCCGTCGTGTACTGGCCAGTACCGAAGACGCGTGGACAAAGATCTTCGCCGAACAGAATGCTCAGTATCCCAAGCCGGTACTGGTCATGTACCGGGGCGTCACCTCCTCGGGCTGCGGTACGGCTCAGAACGCCATGGGGCCTTTCTACTGTCCGGCGGATGAGAAAGTCTACATTGATCTTTCGTTTTACGACGAACTGGCCGAGCGTTTTCAGGCTCCGGGGCAGTTTGCCATGGCCTACGTCATTGCCCACGAAATCGGTCACCACGTGCAAAAACAGATGGGTACGACCGACAAAATGCAGGCCATGCGACAACGGCTGAGCGAGAAGGAATATAACCGCTTATCAGTACGACTGGAATTACAGGCCGACTTCTACGCGGGCGTATGGGCCAACCGGGCTCAGGGCCAAAGTGTAGCCCTGGACGAGAAAGACATTGAGCAGGCCATCAACGCCGCTCACGCCATTGGCGACGACAAGATTCAGGAAGAAACGCAGGGTCGCGTCGTACCGGATGCTTTTACGCACGGTAGTTCAGCCCAACGCGTGTACTGGTTCAAAAAAGGGTTGAAAACCGGCGATATTAAACAGGGAGATACCTTCAACAGCAACGAAGACGCCAATCTTCAGTAA
- a CDS encoding 3-keto-disaccharide hydrolase, with amino-acid sequence MLSSILRTLTLATVTLTTIGGSAYADDKNPPAAPTATALEGRWDLTVQSGNNTMPSWLEVTHSGHNTLVGRFVGSSGSARPISKVTFTDGKLSFAIPPQWERATQDLVVNGTLEGDKLSGTMTTPTGQSVSWTGVRAPSLARTKQPNWGKSMDLFNGKDLKGWKAMGQTNQWVVENGVLKSPKSGSNIQTEQKFSDFKLHIEFKYPKGSNSGVYLRGRYEVQIVDSKGLEPQIDMLGAVYGFLVPNELPENDADTWQSYDITLIGRRVTVALNGKTIICDTTIPGITGGAIDSNEAEPGPIYLQGDHGPIEFRNIRITLPKE; translated from the coding sequence ATGCTCTCCTCTATTTTACGTACCCTGACGCTTGCCACGGTTACGCTTACAACGATTGGCGGGTCCGCGTACGCCGATGATAAAAATCCGCCCGCAGCTCCTACGGCTACGGCCCTCGAAGGACGTTGGGATCTGACCGTTCAGTCGGGTAACAACACCATGCCCTCCTGGCTAGAGGTGACCCATTCGGGTCATAACACGCTCGTGGGCCGATTTGTGGGCAGTAGCGGCAGTGCCCGTCCGATTTCTAAAGTAACCTTTACGGATGGTAAACTTAGCTTCGCCATTCCTCCCCAGTGGGAAAGAGCCACGCAGGATCTGGTCGTGAATGGAACGCTGGAAGGCGACAAGCTCAGTGGAACCATGACGACGCCTACGGGCCAAAGCGTTTCCTGGACGGGCGTACGGGCTCCTTCGCTGGCCCGCACCAAACAGCCGAACTGGGGCAAATCGATGGATTTATTCAACGGGAAAGACCTGAAAGGCTGGAAGGCCATGGGCCAGACCAATCAGTGGGTGGTGGAAAATGGCGTACTGAAAAGTCCCAAATCCGGCTCGAACATCCAGACGGAGCAGAAGTTTTCAGACTTTAAACTGCACATTGAATTCAAATATCCCAAGGGGAGCAACAGCGGCGTATACCTGCGGGGACGTTACGAAGTGCAGATTGTCGACAGCAAAGGACTTGAACCACAAATTGACATGTTGGGTGCCGTCTACGGTTTCCTGGTTCCTAATGAACTCCCGGAGAATGACGCGGATACTTGGCAGAGCTATGACATTACGCTCATTGGTCGACGGGTAACGGTCGCCTTAAACGGGAAAACCATTATCTGCGACACCACCATTCCGGGTATTACGGGTGGAGCCATCGACAGCAATGAAGCCGAGCCGGGTCCGATTTACCTCCAGGGTGATCACGGTCCGATTGAGTTTCGGAATATCCGAATTACGTTGCCGAAGGAATAG
- a CDS encoding dynamin family protein: MSNFIVSNIQQIIQKRGQFADKITQDMQRLSLMSHSMSVLENVKLKISDHASDQVIQAINRANLPALLKRIEKEQQYLAQLNQRFSRKTISIGVIGRARQGKSRLLQSLSGLNAQVIPDGNGPHCTGVMSVIANDSHRARALVEFHSRTSFFQSTVSPYFQELDLAYSPENLAEFVSQALPDQPQDTNPVTVARYQKLQEIHRNFSSFNHLLTGLTQEVPLHQVRPYIAQVNENREASYAYLAVKQVHIDTPFPLTEAGPITLIDMPGLGDTGLVNEQKLIRSLASDIDFILFVRKPDALGAVWEPADLDLYQFCENSLEQMEIPGISLPACSFLLLNHTRTLTDNARNCQDLEESAGRNGLFFSKIVTVDCASVEEVEEKVLRAVLDDMQDKLDDWDQQYALEYQRKMSSIDGALHEVINYFNGIFTPTDDMTDFAIFKSLFNTLWQELTNACEENLKELNAQRDAPNVQIQEKFDQIKQSCLAYAASLTIRDIELSRNALGSYNKTYEEYLNEHRTFITKEFLKLGDTLNEVIHQVRQRIFEILKTEGRLAGIAQAHEPFEVSLLRELESMPSLHLPLQSFAQFQLSYLGFLHFRIREHLDILTPDYVSVRLSREDTAEDILNYIVSSVEACLYKIQNEFDVWAKDLNKMSFALVEELLDQLFKAKNTKDNWEIFYQRNRVRIWVETYEKVHFNQQVLQQSNEQVDRLKSILSAESEVR, from the coding sequence ATGTCTAATTTTATTGTATCCAATATCCAGCAGATCATTCAGAAGCGGGGGCAGTTTGCGGATAAAATCACCCAGGACATGCAGCGGCTTTCGTTGATGAGCCACTCGATGTCGGTGTTGGAAAACGTCAAATTAAAAATATCGGATCATGCTTCCGACCAGGTCATCCAGGCCATCAACCGGGCTAATTTGCCGGCTTTGCTCAAGCGAATTGAAAAGGAGCAACAATACCTGGCTCAGCTCAATCAGCGATTTTCCCGGAAAACCATCAGCATTGGCGTAATTGGCAGAGCCCGTCAGGGAAAAAGCAGACTTTTGCAAAGCCTTTCCGGTCTGAACGCTCAAGTCATTCCCGATGGCAATGGACCGCACTGCACGGGCGTCATGAGTGTCATTGCCAATGATAGTCACAGAGCCCGGGCCTTGGTAGAATTTCACAGCCGGACGAGCTTTTTCCAATCAACGGTATCTCCGTACTTTCAGGAACTGGATCTAGCGTATAGCCCTGAAAACCTGGCTGAATTCGTTTCTCAGGCCTTGCCGGATCAGCCACAGGATACCAATCCGGTTACCGTAGCCCGGTACCAGAAGCTTCAGGAAATTCACCGTAACTTTTCCTCGTTCAATCACTTACTGACCGGGCTTACGCAGGAAGTACCCCTGCATCAGGTGCGACCGTACATTGCCCAGGTTAATGAAAACCGGGAGGCTAGTTACGCGTATCTGGCCGTTAAACAGGTGCACATTGATACGCCCTTTCCGTTGACGGAAGCAGGACCCATTACGCTCATTGATATGCCGGGTTTGGGAGATACGGGACTGGTCAATGAACAGAAATTGATTCGATCGCTGGCTAGTGATATTGATTTCATTCTCTTCGTTCGTAAACCCGATGCACTGGGAGCCGTTTGGGAACCCGCCGATCTGGACCTGTATCAATTCTGCGAAAACTCCCTGGAACAAATGGAGATTCCCGGAATCAGCTTGCCAGCCTGTTCCTTTCTGCTACTGAATCATACCCGGACCTTAACCGACAACGCCCGTAACTGTCAGGATTTAGAAGAAAGTGCGGGTCGTAATGGCTTGTTTTTTAGCAAAATCGTTACGGTAGACTGTGCCAGTGTTGAGGAAGTCGAAGAAAAAGTACTACGGGCCGTTCTGGATGACATGCAGGATAAACTCGATGACTGGGATCAGCAATATGCTCTGGAATACCAGCGAAAGATGTCCAGTATCGACGGAGCCCTCCATGAGGTAATCAACTATTTTAACGGAATTTTTACGCCTACCGACGACATGACGGATTTCGCCATTTTTAAAAGCTTATTCAATACCCTCTGGCAGGAACTGACCAATGCCTGCGAAGAGAATCTGAAGGAACTCAACGCCCAGCGTGACGCTCCCAACGTACAGATTCAGGAGAAATTCGATCAGATTAAACAATCGTGTTTGGCCTACGCCGCCAGTCTGACGATTCGGGATATTGAATTAAGCCGGAATGCCTTAGGTTCTTACAATAAAACGTACGAAGAGTATCTCAACGAACACCGTACGTTCATTACCAAAGAGTTTTTGAAACTGGGGGATACGCTCAATGAAGTCATCCATCAGGTTCGTCAACGCATTTTTGAAATTCTGAAAACGGAAGGTCGCCTGGCGGGTATTGCTCAGGCCCATGAGCCTTTTGAGGTAAGTCTGCTACGCGAGCTGGAATCCATGCCTTCGCTACACCTTCCCTTGCAGTCGTTCGCCCAGTTTCAGTTATCGTACCTCGGTTTTCTGCACTTCCGGATTCGGGAACACCTGGATATTCTGACGCCAGACTACGTCTCGGTTCGTTTGTCCCGGGAAGATACGGCCGAAGATATTCTTAACTACATCGTCAGCTCCGTTGAGGCCTGCCTGTACAAGATTCAGAATGAATTCGACGTCTGGGCAAAAGACCTGAATAAAATGTCCTTTGCTCTGGTGGAAGAACTGCTCGATCAGCTCTTCAAAGCTAAAAACACCAAGGACAACTGGGAAATTTTCTATCAGCGGAATCGCGTGCGAATCTGGGTGGAGACCTACGAAAAGGTCCATTTCAATCAGCAGGTGCTTCAGCAAAGCAATGAACAGGTAGATCGGTTGAAAAGCATTCTTTCGGCGGAATCCGAAGTCCGGTAG
- a CDS encoding DUF6984 family protein: protein MNQRRPIREQEVALIHHMLQHVQLNPADYPIDELVEEYEGGKMGSISLGGNPEAYAGDVVRVNYIDSDQTPVVITLTKDERNRLLDLDFWKVDFSKLLEYPTPEKVVFQ from the coding sequence ATGAATCAACGACGGCCCATTCGCGAACAAGAAGTAGCACTCATTCACCATATGTTGCAACACGTACAGCTCAACCCGGCAGACTATCCCATCGACGAACTAGTGGAAGAATACGAAGGGGGGAAAATGGGCAGTATCTCGCTCGGCGGTAATCCCGAGGCTTATGCAGGTGACGTAGTACGGGTCAATTACATCGACTCCGACCAGACGCCCGTCGTCATTACCCTCACTAAAGACGAACGCAATCGACTGCTGGACCTAGATTTCTGGAAAGTGGATTTTTCGAAATTGCTGGAGTATCCTACACCCGAAAAGGTGGTGTTTCAGTAA
- a CDS encoding aceric acid hydrolase, with amino-acid sequence MLNLIRRISIAGLVGCSTLSLAQTNSLVNTSQSKFSRLRSLDLDAVQWTTGFWADRFRVCRDSMVPQLWKTYTDADVSHAYRNFEVAAGLQSGAFKGPSFHDGDFYKTLESVASMYALTKDPKLKKHMDEAIAVIGKAQTPDGYIYTKAIIEQKKTGKKQMFDDKLSFEAYNFGHLMTAACIHYRATGQTSFLDIARKASDFLIDFYTKASPEQARNAICPSHYMGITEMYRTTHEPKYLDLAQKLINIRGMSEGTDDNSDRVPFREMKKVIGHAVRANYLFAGAADVFAETGDSTLLSTLDLVWDDVVNRKMYITGGCGALYDGVSPEGTSYQPDTVQKIHQAYGKAYQLPNLSAHNETCANIGNLLWNYRMLQITGDAKYADVMELALYNSILSGIDLGGTKFFYTNPLRASDAYPYQMRWMGGRSPYIALSNCCPPNAVRTIAEVSNYLYSTSDEGLWLNLYGSNRLNTKLSDGSPLAVSQETDYPWQGTIKVRMEKVPTRAYSLFVRIPGWCTGATLSVNGKTQSATSGTYVEIRRTWKTGDVVEIKLPMPVQLMESNPLVEETRNQVAVKRGPLVYCLESVDNPSVPTDQVALLTETTWKTQPLRVEGTEVMVLEGKARPLTPTNWNQQLYRPLQTLKPAPTTVRLIPYYAWSNRGHSEMAVWLPVVR; translated from the coding sequence ATGCTTAACCTCATTCGCCGTATTTCCATCGCCGGACTGGTGGGTTGTAGTACCCTGAGTCTGGCCCAGACCAACAGTCTGGTTAATACTTCCCAAAGTAAATTTTCCCGCCTCCGTAGCCTGGATCTTGATGCCGTGCAGTGGACGACGGGCTTCTGGGCCGACCGCTTCCGGGTATGCCGGGATTCCATGGTACCCCAACTCTGGAAAACTTATACTGACGCGGACGTCAGTCACGCCTACCGCAATTTTGAAGTAGCCGCTGGACTTCAATCTGGAGCTTTCAAAGGACCGTCCTTTCACGATGGTGATTTCTACAAGACGCTCGAATCGGTAGCGAGTATGTACGCCCTGACCAAAGATCCGAAGCTGAAAAAGCACATGGACGAGGCAATTGCCGTCATCGGCAAGGCTCAAACGCCCGACGGATACATTTATACGAAAGCGATCATCGAGCAGAAGAAGACGGGTAAGAAGCAGATGTTTGACGACAAACTCAGTTTTGAAGCCTACAACTTCGGCCACCTGATGACTGCCGCCTGCATTCATTACCGGGCTACGGGTCAGACGAGCTTTCTCGACATTGCCCGAAAAGCCAGTGATTTCCTGATTGATTTCTATACTAAAGCCAGTCCTGAGCAGGCTCGTAATGCCATTTGTCCCTCCCACTACATGGGCATTACGGAAATGTACCGAACCACGCACGAGCCGAAATATCTGGATCTGGCCCAGAAGCTTATCAATATTCGGGGAATGAGCGAAGGTACGGACGACAACTCCGACCGCGTACCGTTTCGCGAGATGAAGAAAGTGATTGGACACGCCGTACGAGCTAATTACCTCTTTGCCGGAGCCGCTGACGTATTCGCCGAAACGGGAGATAGTACGCTGCTGTCTACGCTCGATCTGGTTTGGGACGACGTCGTCAACCGCAAAATGTACATCACGGGTGGTTGTGGAGCTTTGTACGATGGCGTATCGCCCGAGGGAACTTCGTACCAGCCGGATACCGTTCAGAAAATTCATCAGGCTTACGGAAAAGCGTATCAGCTACCCAACCTGTCGGCCCACAACGAAACCTGTGCGAATATTGGGAATCTGCTCTGGAATTACCGGATGCTACAAATTACGGGCGATGCCAAATACGCGGATGTGATGGAGCTGGCTTTGTACAATAGCATTCTTTCGGGCATTGATCTGGGCGGAACGAAGTTCTTCTACACCAACCCTTTGCGGGCTTCGGATGCTTACCCGTATCAGATGCGTTGGATGGGGGGGCGTTCGCCGTACATCGCTTTGTCCAACTGCTGTCCACCGAATGCCGTCCGGACGATTGCCGAGGTCAGTAATTATCTGTATAGCACGTCGGATGAGGGTTTATGGCTGAATTTATACGGCAGTAATCGGCTGAACACAAAGCTGTCCGATGGTTCGCCACTGGCTGTTTCGCAGGAAACGGACTATCCCTGGCAAGGTACGATCAAGGTACGTATGGAGAAAGTGCCGACGCGGGCCTATTCGCTTTTTGTGCGAATACCGGGCTGGTGTACGGGAGCGACGTTGAGCGTAAACGGAAAAACGCAATCCGCGACGTCCGGTACGTACGTGGAAATTCGCCGAACTTGGAAAACAGGCGATGTGGTAGAAATCAAATTGCCCATGCCCGTACAATTGATGGAATCCAACCCGCTGGTGGAAGAAACCCGCAATCAGGTAGCCGTGAAACGCGGACCACTGGTGTACTGCCTAGAATCCGTAGATAATCCTTCCGTACCCACGGATCAGGTGGCTTTATTAACCGAAACGACCTGGAAAACCCAGCCGCTGCGAGTGGAAGGGACCGAAGTGATGGTACTGGAAGGAAAGGCTCGCCCGCTAACGCCTACGAACTGGAACCAGCAGCTCTATCGACCGCTCCAGACGCTCAAGCCTGCACCTACTACCGTTCGCCTCATTCCGTACTACGCCTGGAGTAACCGGGGGCATTCGGAAATGGCGGTATGGTTGCCGGTGGTTCGGTAA
- a CDS encoding DUF5703 domain-containing protein, producing MSGVRAQTPSLTSYNVVWDTPSRNASESMPCGGGDVGLNVWVEQGELLLYVARSGTFDHNNTLLKLGRVRVRLSPNPFESGTRFRQELRLQEGHVRITGSKGTHTAQIDVWVDVFRPVVHVDISSNRAVQTQATYESWRYADRPVKGKANHANSYKFAPQGEIVTRKDEVQAQENEILFYHANGSGPSVFDVTVRQQQLDSVKNQLYNPLKNLTFGGVLSGPGMKTAGTVEGKYQDTDFQGHQLVSLRPQRQQSLTIHLHTAQHESFHEWEKGLTALQNESAQTARSARKATLDWWKAFWERSFISIGAANTTEWKVGRNYQLFRYMLGCNASGHWPTKFNGGLFTYDPALTDSSMKFTPDFRNWGGGTHTAQNQRLVYWPMLKSGDWALMKPQFAFYQRTLANAELRTRVYWKHAGASFTEQLENFGLPNPAEYTWKRPAGYDPGMEYNAWLEYEWDTVLEFCLMMLETERYAGDAIQAYVPFIESCLTFFNEHYQYLAKKRGSKTFDGAGKLILYPGSAAETYKMTYNATSTIAALKTVVTRLLELPDSYLNPEKRQHWQLMLTRIPGISFRSFEGHPTLAPAQLWERINNIETPQLYPVFPWRTHGIGRANLDTAINTYRYDPDALRFRSHVGWKQDNIFAARLGLRDEAARLTLLKLQDSGRRFPAFWGPGYDWTPDHNWGGSGMIGLQEMLLQADGRKLYLFPAWPQNWDVHFKLHAPYQTTVEGVLKNGKLEQLKVWPEERRKDVVLLLPE from the coding sequence TTGTCCGGAGTTCGTGCTCAAACGCCTTCGCTAACATCCTATAATGTAGTTTGGGACACGCCCAGTCGGAACGCTTCGGAGTCCATGCCCTGCGGCGGTGGTGACGTAGGTTTGAACGTCTGGGTAGAACAGGGCGAGCTGCTTTTGTACGTAGCTCGCAGCGGCACCTTCGATCACAACAATACGCTACTAAAACTAGGACGCGTTCGGGTGCGACTTTCCCCCAATCCTTTCGAATCTGGAACCCGTTTTCGCCAGGAACTTCGGCTGCAGGAAGGGCACGTACGCATCACGGGTAGCAAGGGTACACACACGGCTCAGATCGATGTTTGGGTGGACGTTTTTCGACCCGTCGTTCACGTAGATATAAGCAGTAATCGGGCCGTTCAAACCCAGGCAACGTACGAAAGCTGGCGGTACGCCGACCGTCCCGTGAAAGGCAAAGCCAACCATGCGAACTCGTATAAATTTGCTCCGCAGGGTGAAATCGTCACGCGAAAGGACGAAGTACAGGCTCAGGAAAATGAAATTCTCTTCTACCACGCCAACGGTTCCGGCCCTTCGGTATTCGACGTAACGGTACGCCAGCAGCAACTCGATTCGGTCAAGAATCAACTATACAATCCGCTAAAAAACCTGACGTTTGGGGGCGTCCTTTCAGGACCAGGGATGAAAACGGCGGGTACAGTTGAGGGGAAGTACCAGGATACGGACTTTCAGGGGCACCAGCTCGTTAGCCTACGCCCCCAGCGGCAACAGTCGCTCACAATTCATTTACACACGGCTCAACATGAGTCGTTTCACGAATGGGAAAAAGGATTGACAGCTCTCCAGAACGAATCCGCCCAAACGGCCCGTTCAGCCCGAAAAGCGACGCTGGACTGGTGGAAAGCCTTCTGGGAACGCAGCTTCATTTCCATCGGAGCGGCGAATACCACCGAATGGAAGGTAGGCCGCAATTATCAGTTGTTCCGCTACATGTTGGGCTGCAATGCCAGTGGACACTGGCCGACCAAATTCAATGGTGGCCTCTTTACTTACGATCCCGCTCTGACGGATTCTTCGATGAAATTCACGCCCGATTTTCGGAACTGGGGCGGCGGTACGCATACGGCCCAGAACCAGCGACTGGTGTACTGGCCGATGCTGAAAAGCGGCGACTGGGCCTTAATGAAGCCACAGTTTGCCTTTTACCAACGGACGTTGGCTAACGCCGAACTACGGACGCGGGTGTACTGGAAACACGCCGGGGCCAGCTTCACGGAACAACTGGAAAACTTTGGATTACCCAACCCCGCGGAATATACCTGGAAGCGGCCGGCGGGCTATGATCCGGGCATGGAATACAATGCGTGGCTGGAATACGAATGGGATACAGTACTGGAATTTTGCCTGATGATGCTGGAAACCGAGCGGTACGCCGGAGACGCCATTCAGGCCTACGTACCGTTCATTGAAAGCTGCCTGACGTTCTTCAATGAGCATTACCAGTATCTGGCGAAAAAACGCGGAAGTAAGACGTTTGATGGAGCTGGAAAGCTGATTCTTTATCCCGGTTCGGCGGCAGAAACGTATAAGATGACGTATAATGCCACTTCCACGATTGCCGCCCTAAAAACGGTAGTAACCCGACTGCTGGAACTGCCTGATTCGTATCTGAATCCGGAAAAACGACAACACTGGCAATTGATGCTGACTCGAATTCCGGGTATCAGTTTTCGCAGCTTCGAAGGTCATCCGACACTGGCCCCCGCCCAGCTTTGGGAACGCATTAACAATATCGAAACGCCGCAGCTGTATCCGGTATTTCCCTGGCGCACGCACGGCATTGGCCGGGCCAATCTGGATACGGCGATTAACACCTATCGTTACGATCCCGATGCGTTGCGGTTTCGAAGTCACGTGGGCTGGAAACAGGATAACATCTTCGCCGCCCGACTTGGACTCCGGGACGAAGCCGCCCGCCTGACTTTACTGAAACTCCAGGATTCGGGCCGTCGCTTTCCCGCCTTCTGGGGCCCCGGCTACGACTGGACACCCGACCACAACTGGGGCGGCTCGGGGATGATTGGGCTGCAGGAGATGCTCCTACAGGCCGATGGCCGGAAGTTGTACCTTTTTCCCGCCTGGCCCCAAAACTGGGACGTACATTTCAAACTCCACGCCCCCTACCAAACGACAGTAGAGGGCGTGCTGAAGAATGGGAAATTGGAACAACTGAAGGTATGGCCCGAGGAACGACGGAAGGATGTGGTGTTGCTGTTGCCGGAATAG